The DNA segment GCAGCAGCGCCATCATGCGGCTGCGCTTGATGGCGTGGGTCATCTGCCGCTGGTGCCGCGCGCAGTTGCCGTTGATTCGCCTGGGCAGGATCTTGCCGCGCTCGGTGAGAAACCGGCGCAGGCGCCCTGCTTCCTTGTAGTCCACGAACGCGATCTTGTCCACGCAGAAGGCGCAGACCTTCTTGCGCCGTTTCCGGTTGTTGCGTGCCAACGTGCGCTCTCCTCCTCGCGAGCCCGACGTCTCCGCCGGGCACAGCCTCAGAAGGGGACGTCGTCTTCGGTCAGGGGTGCGGCTTCGGCGTCGTCGCCCGCCGCGCCCTCGCGGGCGCCTTCCTGCCGCCTCGGCGAGTCAAGGAACCGGACGGTGTCGGCCACCACCTCGGCGGCCTTCCGCCTGGTTCCGTCCGAAGCGTCGTAGGTGCGCACCTGAAGCCGCCCGTCCACCGCCACCAACCGCCCCTTGCTCAGGTTGTTGGCGACGGTCTCGGCCAGCTTCCGCCAGGCGACCACGTCGATGAAGTCCGTCTCGCGCTCACCCTGCTGGTTGGTGAAGGGTCGATCGACCGCCAGGGTGAAGTGGGTGACGGCTGTCCCGCTCTGGGTGTAGCGCATGTCCGGATCGGCCACCAGCCTGCCGATCAGGATGATCCGGTTCAGCACGGTTGCTTCACTCCCTTTCCTGGGCACGCGTGCGTTTTCGGCGGAGGCGTGGCCCAGGAGGGACCGGCTCGGTTCGGGCTAGGACGGGAGCTCTGCCTCTTTCTTCTGCTGCTCCCTCTCCTTGGCCTCGTCCCGCACGATCAGGTGCCGGACCACCCCGTCGCTGAGCTTGAGCAGCCGGTCGAGCTCGCGGGTAGCCTCGCTCTCCGCCCGGAACTGCATGACGGCGTAGAAGCCCTCGGTGCGGTCGTCGATCTCGTAGGCCAGTCTACGGCGACCCCACTTGTCCAGGTGGTCCACCTCGCCCTTGTGGGAGGCGATCACCTGCTGGAGTCGTTCGAGGAGGGGATCGATCTGCGCCTCCTCGTCCAAGGTGGGCTCGAAAATCACCATCAACTCGTACGGTCGCGCCACCCTGGCACCTCCTTCCCCATGGACATAATGGCTCCAGGCGCACGACCTGGAGCGGGGCAGACAGGTGCATTATACCACCCGGCCCCCGAAGACGGAAGGGGGCATCGCGAGCCGCCGCTGGCCACAGCTGAGGCGTCGGACCCGACAGGCGCCGGCCACGGCTTCCCCGGCCAGCACGGCGCCCTCACCCCAAGGGCCCGGGTTCGTCGATACCTCGCTTCAGGATCGCCTTGACGCTTCGTTCGAAGCGGGGCCGGGGCACCATGACGACCCGTCCGCAGCCCTGGCATCGGATGCGGAAATCCATTCCAACGCGCATCACCTCCCACGTGTCGCTGCCGCAGGGGTGCTGCTTGCGCAGGCGCACCACGTCGCCCAGGTAGAACTTCGTTGGCATCGCTCGTCACCTGCTTCCCCATTTCGCCGCGGCGCGCCGCGGCCCTCCCGGGCCCGCCGGCTGGCAGGGTCTGGGCCCGGGAGGATCCTCTCCCGCGGGTGACGGGAACTGGGGAGAGGATTCGCCGGCCGTCCCCTGAAGAACCCTTCAGATGGCGCGGCCCCTCGGGTCACGCGCCCCCGGAGAGGATGTGTTGCTGGACATGGTTTCACGCTTGCGCGATCGGCGCCTGGCCTGGTGGGGTGTGCCCCTGGTCCTCCTCCTGATCCTGGCCCTTGCTCGCCTGGTTCCATGGGCCCGGGCCGCCGGCGAGGGCGACGTGGTCGCCCGGGTCAACGGCGAGCCGATCGCCCGAGACGCCTTCTACGCAGCCCTGGAACGGGCGGCGGGCGAGCAGGTCCTGGATCAGCTCATCACCGAGGCGCTGATCCTGCAGGCTTCCCCGACCCTGAAAGAGCCTGTCGCCGACGCGGACGTGGAGAAGGAGATCGCCTCCCTCAAGGCCGCGTATCCTGACGAGAAAGCCTTTCAGGCCGCCCTCGACGCCTACCGGCTCGACGAGGAAGAGCTCGCCCGCCAGGTGCGCCTGAGCCTGATCGTCGACCGGCTCTCCTCCCAGGACGTCTCGGTGACGGACGAGGAGGTCGCCCAGTACTTCGAGTCCCACAAGGACGAGCTGGCCCATCCGGAGCGGGTGCGGGCGCGCCACATCCTGGTGAAGACCCTGGAGGAGGCGCAGGCCGTCAAGAAGGCCCTCGACGAGGGCGGCGACTTCGCCCGGCTGGCCGCGGAGCGGTCGCAGGACCCCGGGAGCAAGGCCAAGGGCGGCGACGTGGGCTTCTTCAGCCAGTCCGACAACCTGGTGGACTCCTTCAAGGAGGCCGCCTTCGCCCTCGACGTCAACGAGATCAGCGATCCGGTCAAGAGCTCCTTCGGGTACCACATCATCCAGGTGACCGAGCGTGAAGCCGCACGGCCGGCGAAGCTCGAAGAGGAAGCAGCCCAGATCCGGGACCAGCTCGTTCAGGAGAAGGCCACACCACCTGCCGAGCTGATCGGAAACCTGCGCTCCGGCGCTGAGATCACGGTCCTGTGGGACCGGTACCGATCGCTGCAGAACACTGATCCCGGCGCCTCCGGCGGGGCAGACTAAGCCCCACCGGGAGGTGGGCGCGCTTGGTGCGGGGCGCTCCGGGCAAGACACGTGGCCGGGCCCTCCTTCGCCTGGCGCTCCTGTCGGGATCGATCCTGTGGGCCTTCGCGGGGCTCCAGGCCTCCGCGAAGGCCCAGCTCTCCCCACCAGGGGAACCCCGGTTGCTGCTGGTCCTGGCCGACGGGCTTGGCTGGAACGACCTGGGGCCGGCCCCGGGCGAGACTCTCGGCGCCTTCCGGAGCCGGCCGGCCGTCGGGCTGGTGACCGCGGGGCCCCGCGACCCGTCTGACCCCTGGAGCCGCTACCTCAGCCTGGGGGTGGGCCGCCGGACCGTCTTCCCCAGGGGATCCCTCCCCCCCGTCGTATCGCCCGAAACCAGGGTGGAGAAGCGCGAGGCCCGCGAGCTCTGGCACTCCCTCATGGGCCGGCAGGTGCCCGACACCGCCGGTATGCTCCTCCTCATGCCGCCGGTGGAACCACCGGCCCCCACCCTGGGGGATGCCCTCCGTGAGGCCGGCGTCTCCCTGACCCTCATCGGCGGCGGGTCGCCCGCCGGGGAAGGTCCCCCGGCGGCGGCACTCCTGGCGGGATCCGACCGGATCGTCCGGGGGGTGGTGATTCCGGAACCCCTGCAGGAGGACGCCGCGTGGCCGGGCGTGGAGCGTACCGACTGGGCCCGCCTGGACGCCCTGGTCGCGGGCGCGTGGGACGCGGACCTCCTGGTGGTGGAGTGGAGGGATCTGCAGCGGTTGGAGCGCTGGGAGTCGCTGGTGCCGGCCGCTCGCTACCGGTCGCAGCGGGCGGAGGCGCTGGCGGGAGCTGTGGCGTGGATGGGGCACGTGGCCGCCCGGCTTCCGGAGAGCAGCCCCCTGCTGATCCTTTCCCCCGCGCCTCCCCGTTCCGCTCCGGCGCGGGCCCCCGCCCCCCTGATCCTCATCGCGGAGACGGGTCCCGGCCTGGTCACGTCGGGCAGCACCCGTCGCCCAGGCCTGCTCGACCCGGGAGACCTGGCGCCCTCCCTCCTGCACCTGCTGGGTGCGGCGGGAGACTGGCAGGGGACCGGCCGTCCTTTGCAGGTGGTCCCGTCCCCGGATCCCTTCGCCGCCCTCGACCGCTTCTATCGCACGGCCTTGGGGGTGTCGCAGCTCCGGCGCCCCGTCCTCCACACGTACATCGTGCTCTTCGCGGGCATGGTCCTGGCCGCCGCCGTCCTGGCAGCCCTGGCCCCTGACGTGTCCCCGTCGCATCCGGTCCGACGGGTCCTGGACTTCGGCATCCTCATGGCGGCGTCCGCTCCGCTGGCGATGCTGGGACCGCCCCTTTTCACCAACGACGGGTGGGTGCACCTGGTGCTGGTGGTCCTCTTCAGCGGCTCCATCGCCTGGATCCTGTGGAGCCGGGTACAAGCCTTGTGGCGGTTCCCGGTGCTGGCCGGCGCCACGTTCGCCGCCCTGGCCGTGGACGTGGCCGCGGGGGCGCCCCTGGGGCTCCATGCGTTCCTGGGGAACGACCCCCTGGGCGGCGCCCGCTACTACGGCGTGGGCAATGAGTACATGGGCGTCCTGGTGGGCAGCGCCCTGGTGGCCGTGGGGGCCCTCTGGGAGTGGCAGCGGGCCCCTCTCTCCCGTCTGGCCGGGGCCGCCGGGCTCGCGGCCCTGGTGGTCGTTCTGGGGCATCCGGGGCTGGGGGCCAACGTAGGGGGTACCCTCGCCGCGCTGGTCGGGAGCGCGTACCTGGGGCTCCGGCTCAGGGGCCGGCCCCCGCGCTGGTCCGAGCTGCTGCTGGTGGGTACCGGAGCCCTGGGTCTCCTGGCCGCGGCAGGCGTGGTGGAGGTCCTGGCGGTGCCTTCGCCAGCCCGGTCCCACCTGGGACAGCTGGTGGCTCGGATGCTGCAGGAGGGCTGGGGCCCCTTCGTCGAGACCGCTCGTCGCAAGCTGGCCACTAACCTGAAGCTCGTGGAGTATACCCTGTGGAGCCGGGTCCTCATCGTCACCCTCCTCGCGTTCGTCCTTCTCCTCTACCGCCCCGTGGGGCTCTTCCGCCGGGTGATGGACCAGCGCCCCATGCTCGGGCGAGGGGTGGAGGCGGCCCTGGTGGCGGCGCTTACCGCGCTGGTCGTCAACGACTCCGGCGTCCTGGCGGCGGCTACGGCCATGATCCCCACCATGAGCACGCTGCTCCAGGCCTTGCGCGAGACGCGGGCCCCATCCGAGTGAAGCGGGCGGGGCACCGGATTGTGGCTCTCGGCGTGCTGCCGTATACTGGAACGAGAGGGGAAGGGGGACCAACGTGCCGACCGACATTGAGATCGCGCAGAGCGTAAGCCTGCGCCCCATCGGCGAGATCGCCGCCCACCTGGGCCTGGAGGACGACGAGTGGGAGCCGTACGGACGCACGAAGGCCAAGGTTACCCTGGAGGCGCTCCAGCGGAGGCTCACGCAGCCCCGCATCGGGCGCCTGATCTACGTCACCGCCATCACGGCCACCGCCGCCGGCGAGGGCAAGACGTGCACCGCCATCGGCCTCACCCAGGGCCTCGGCAAGGTGGGCCGGCAGGCGACCGTCTGCCTGCGCGAGCCGTCGCTGGGCCCCACCTTCGGCATCAAGGGTGGGGCGGCCGGTGGGGGCTACGCCCAGGTGGTGCCCATGGAGGAGATCAACCTCCACTTCACGGGAGACATCCACGCCGTGGGCACCGCGCACAACCTGCTGGCCGCGGTGATCGACAACCACCTGAGCAAGGGGAACGCCCTTCGCATCGATCCCAACCGGGTCGTCTGGCGGCGGGTCATGGACATGAACGACAGGGAGCTGCGGCAGGTCGTGGTCGGCCTGGGCGGCCCGGCGAACGGGGTGGTCCGGGAGACGGGCTTCGACATCACCGTCGCCTCGGAGGTGATGGCGATCCTCTGCCTGGCCGATAGCATCACGGATCTCAAGGAACGACTGGGCCGGATGCTGGTCGCCTATACCTACGAGGGCGAGCCCGTCTACGCCCGCGACCTGGGCGTGCACGGGGCCATGGCGGCCCTGCTGCGGGACGCCTTCCGGCCCAACCTGGTGCAGACGCTCGAGGGCCAGCCGGCCTTCGTCCACGGAGGGCCCTTCGCCAACATCGCGCACGGCAACAACTCGATCCTGGCCACCGAGCTGGCGCTGCGGCTCTCGGAGCTGGTCGTCACCGAGGGCGGGTTCGGCGCGGACCTGGGAGCGGAGAAGTTCTTCGACATCGTGCACGGCTACACCGGCCTCACCCCCGACGTGGTGGTGCTCGTGGCCTCGGTGCGGGCCCTCCACATGCACGGCGGGGTGTCGAAGCGCGAGGTGGAGCAAGCCAACCCTGAGGCGCTCCTGGCGGGTATGCCCAACCTGATCCGGCACATCGAGAACGTCCAGCGCTTCGGTCTGCCGGTGGTGGTGGCCATCAACCGCTTCCCCACCGACGCGCCGGAGGAGCTGGAGCTGATCCGTACCCGGTGCGCGGAGATGGGCGTCCCCGTCGCCCTTTCAGACGTGGTGGCCCGGGGCGGCGAGGGGGGCGTGGAGCTGGCCGCAGCGGTCCTGGATGCCCTCGACCAGCGCCCCGCCGATTTCCGTCCACTCTACCACTGGAACCTCCCCATCACCGAGAAGCTCGACCGGCTGGCGACCCAGATCTACGGAGCCGACGGGGTGGAGCTCAGCCCCGCGGCCCAGAAGCAGGTCCGGGAGGCGGAGAGGAACGGGTGGGGCCAACTCCCCCTTTGTGTGGCCAAGACCCAGCACTCGCTCTCGGACGATCCCGACCTGAAGGGCGCCCCGACCGGGTGGAAGCTCCGGGTGCGGGAGATCCGCCCCTCGCTGGGCGCGGGGTTCCTGGTCTGCCTGGCCGGAGACGTCATGACCATGCCGGGGCTGCCGACCCACCCCGCCGCGGAGCGGGTGGACATCGACGCCTCGGGGCGCATCACCGGCCTGTTCTAGGCTAGGCGCACCCCGTCGCGGAGGCGCGGACGAGGATGTCGGGCCGGCGGAGACGCCGGCCTTCCCATTCCACCTCCACCGCGGGCCAATCCTGGGGCGCGGTGAGCCACTCGGGGCCTTCCGGTGTGGCCAGCAGCGTGTCCTCGGACTTGGTGCCGGTGATCGACGGGTTCCACGCGAAAGCCTGATAGGGCTCCACGCGCCCGGCACTCGAGGGCCGCAGGAGCTCGTCCCGTCCCTCGTAGCCCGTGGGGCCCCCCTGGTGATGAAGCTGCCACTCGTCCGGGAAGCCGACGGCGGCGTAGGCGTGCTGGAGGGTGGCCCACAGGTCGCTGTAGGGCGTGCCCACCCGGGTGGCCAGGAAGAGGGCGGCGTCGACGGTGCAGCAGGCGCGATGGCGACGCTGCAGGTCGTCGTCCTGCGGCACGAAGGAGACGAGACGGGTGAGGTTGGCGATGAGCCCGTGGCGCCTGCCGCAAGTCACCAGCATCACCCGGTCCCCCACCCGGTTCGTCGTCGGCAGGGGATGACGGTAGGCGCGAAGGCGGTCGTCGGCAGCCACGAGGGTGACCGTGGGTTCGATGCCCCTGGCCCAGAGGGCCTCTTCCAGCTGCGCGGCCACCTCCCACTCGCTCTGTCCGGGCAGGATCCTGCGGGCCACCGCTTCCACCGCCTCGGCGGTCTCCCGGCCCAGCAGGCGGTAGCGGGCCTGCTCGGGCAGGGTGAGCGGCACCCGCAGCCGCCGGATCTCCGCGTGCACCGGGGTCGTTCCGTAGGCGCCCGTATCGGACGCGGCCTTCCCGGTCAACAGGTGCGGGGTCGGGTCCGAGGCCGGATCCCACCAGTCGAAGGTCCGCACCTCCCAAGGCTCCCCCCGCAGCTCCTCCCGGCGGATGCGCTCCCCTTCGATGCCCGTGGTGACCACCGTGCACCGGCCGCGGCGCACGACGACCCAGGCCGATCCCACGTCGGTCGCCTTGGGGACGTGGTTCCGGGCGCCCCCCGTCAGCCACGCGACGTTGTCCCTCCGCTGGAGGAGGAGCACGTCGTAGCCTGCCCGGTCCAACCACGCCTCGATCCGGGCGAGCTTCTCTCGTACCTCCTGGGAAAGGAGATCGGCCGCCCCTTCCCCGCGTTCCGCCGTCATCGACACCATCCCCTCCATGGTGGGCTCCAGAACGGGATATCGCCCCAGGGTCCGGACGTACCCCGCCACCGCCCCCAGCTCCTCGACCCCTCCGGCCACCCGGGGATCGTCGAGATCCCCCTCGATCTCGGCAAAGAACCGGTAAGCCCCCAGGTCGCCGCCAGCCGGGCGAGACTCGAGCCGCGTCAGGTTGACGTTCCGCCGGGCGAAAACCCCCAGGGCCTGGTAGAGGTTGCCCGGGCGGTCCGCGGCGAACGCAAAGACCACCGCCGTCTTCCGTCGAGCCCCCACGGCCTCCGCGATCAGCCCCCGGGTCAGGAGCCAGAAGCGGGTGTGGTTCGCGCTCCGGTCCTGTACGTGGCGGTGCAGCACGGCCAAGCCGTAGCGTTCGGCCGCCCGGAGGCTACCCACGCACACCGTGGGATCCGTCCCCGCGGCCACCAGGCGGGCCGCCTCCGCTGTACTGGCGGCAGGCACCAGTTCCGCCCCTGGGAGCAGGCGGCTCAGGGTCGCCCGGCATTGGGCCAGGGCCTGCGGGTGGGAGAGCACGCGGGCCGGCGTGCCGGGGCCGGAGAGCCGGGTTCCGGGACGTCCCAGGAGGTGGTGATCCACCGGCAGGATCCACTCGGCGCGGACGGCGACGCCCGGTGTCTCGGCCAGGAGATCCAGGACCCGGTCGACGCTGCCTTCGATGGAGTTCTCCACCGGCACCACCGCCCCGTCCAATCGGCCCGCGGCCAGGGCGGCCACCATCTGATCCAGGGTGGGCTCGGGGGCCAGGCGGAGGCCGGGCCAGAGCGTGCGGAGGCGGTCGGCCGCGGCCTCGCTGTGGCTCCCTTCAGGGCCCAGATAGCCGATGGCAAGCTCAGGCATGGTCCCCAACCTCTTGGAACCAGGGCGGCTCCTCCGGCTCCACCCGGTCCAGGTTCCATCCGTCCGAGCCGTACTTGTGCTCGGCGAGCCATCGGGCCAGCCGCTCCTCCCGCGGCGTGAGGGCGGCCGGCGTCACCTGCCAGCCCAGGGCCCGCCCGAAGCCCTGCTTAAGGGCGTCGGCGGCCTCCTCGAAGGACACGGGCCGCCCGAGCGCCTCGTCGAGGCTTGCCGCCGATTGGAGGACCCCCTCGCTCCGGCCCCCGCCGCCCAGGAGCTCCGCCGCCAGGGCCCGATCCAGGTGGAGCAGAAGGGAGCCGTGCTGCAGCACCCCCCCGTGGCGACGGAGCTGGGCGCTCCCCACCAGCTTCTTCCCTTCGGCCGCCAGCTCGTACCAGCTAGGTGCCTCGAAACAGAGGGCGCTGAGGTCCTGGGCCGCGCCTCGTCCCTCGGCACCCGCTGCGGCGGCTCCCTGTTCCCCCGCCACCGGGGCGGCAGCCTTCGCGTTACGGGGCAGCGGCCGGAGGAACTGGGGCTCCACGCCGAGAATGCGGAGCCCTTCGGCCAGGCCCTGGCTCAGAAGACGGTACGCCTCGGTGACGCTGGCCGGCAGGCCGACGACCTCCGGGAGGACCACCGCGTACGTGACCTCATGGTCGTGAAGCACCGCCCGGCCGCCGGTGGGACGGCGCACCAGGCCGATCCTGCGCCGCCGGCACGCCTCCAGGTCCACGTGGCCCCAGGCCTGCTGGAACCGGCCAAGGGAGAGGGTCGGCGGGTCCCACCGGTAGAAGCGCAGGGTGGGGACCGAGCGGCCCGCCCCCGCCTCACGCAGGATGGCCTCGTCCACGGCCATGTTCCAGGCGGGCGAGAGGGCCGCCATGGGGAGGAGGCGTACCCGGAGGCCTCGCGCATGGGCCGGCTTCGGGTGCCCGCTGGGTGCGGGGTTCCGGCGACTCACGGGCGGCCCTCGCCCCCTTCGGGTCGCCAGCGGAGGTTCGGGTGGCGCGCGGCCTCGGCCTCGTCGAGCCGGCGTACGGGGGTATGATAGGGCGCGTGGTGGAGCAGGTCAGCGTTCGCCTCCGCCTCCGCGTGGATGGCCGCCAGGGCATCGACGAAGGCATCCAGGGTCTCCGGCGTCTCGGTCTCCGTCGGCTCGATCATGAGCGCCTCTTCCACCACCAGGGGGAAGTAGACGGTCGGCGGGTGGAAGCCGTAGTCGAGGAGCCGCTTGGCAATGTCCAGGGCCCGCACGCCGTGCTCCTTCCACGGGCGGGCCGACACCACGAACTCGTGCATGCACGGCCGGTCGTAGGGCACCTCGAACAGGTCCCGCAGCCGGGCCAGCAGGTAGTTGGCGTTGAGCACCGCGTCCTCCGAGACCTGACGGAGACCCTCGGCCCCCATGGCCAGAATGTACGCGTACGCCCGCACCATCACTCCGAAGTGGCCGTGGAACGCCCGCACCTGCCCAATGCTCTTCGGGCGGTCGTAGACCAGCTGAAAGCGGTCTTCCGTCTTCTCCACGATAGGAACGGGCAGGAAGGGCTCCAGCACCTGGCTGACGGCAATGGGCCCCGAACCCGGCCCGCCGCCGCCGTGGGGGGTGGAGAAGGTCTTGTGCAGGTTGAAGTGGACGATGTCGAACCCCATGTCGCCCGGCCTGGAGATGCCGAGGATGGCGTTGGCGTTGGCGCCGTCGTAGTAGAGCAGGCCCCCCGCTTCATGGACCAGCCGCGCGATCTCCAGGATGTTCTCGTCGTAGAGGCCGAGGGTGTTGGGGTTGGTCAGCATCAGCCCGGCCGTGCGCGCGCCCACCGAGCGGCGGAGCACCTCCAGGTCCATCCCGCCCCGGGCGTCCGACGGGATCTGGGCCACCCGGTAGCCGGCCATGCCGGCACTGGCCGGATTGGTGCCGTGGGCCGAGTCGGGGATGAGAATCTCGTCCCTGGGCGGGTCGCCGGCCACTGCATGGGCCTTGTGGTACGCCTTGATCAGCATCAGGCCCGTGAGCTCCCCGTGGGCACCCGCCGCGGGCTGCAGGGTAGCGCGAGAGAGGCCGGCCACCTCGCAGAGCCACCGCTCCAGCTCCCACATGAGGCGGAGCGCGCCCTGAACGGTCTCCTCCGGCTGGTACGGATGGATGCGGCTGAACCCTGGCAGCGCCACGAACTCCTCGTGGATCTTGGGGTTGTACTTCATGGTGCACGATCCCAGCGGGTAGAAGCCGGTGTCCACCGAGAAGTTCCTCTGGGAGAGACGCGTGTAGTGCCGTACCACCTCAGGCTCGGAGAGCTCGGGAAGGTCCGGAGGCGCGTTCCTGAGGAAACGGGCCGGCACCCCGTCGGTCAGGGGGGGCACGCCGGCGCCTAGGGGCGCGAAGTCCATGGCCCGCCGTCCGCCCGAACCGCGTTCGAAGATGAGCGGTT comes from the Limnochorda pilosa genome and includes:
- the rpsR gene encoding 30S ribosomal protein S18 encodes the protein MARNNRKRRKKVCAFCVDKIAFVDYKEAGRLRRFLTERGKILPRRINGNCARHQRQMTHAIKRSRMMALLPYTID
- a CDS encoding single-stranded DNA-binding protein — protein: MLNRIILIGRLVADPDMRYTQSGTAVTHFTLAVDRPFTNQQGERETDFIDVVAWRKLAETVANNLSKGRLVAVDGRLQVRTYDASDGTRRKAAEVVADTVRFLDSPRRQEGAREGAAGDDAEAAPLTEDDVPF
- the rpsF gene encoding 30S ribosomal protein S6, producing MARPYELMVIFEPTLDEEAQIDPLLERLQQVIASHKGEVDHLDKWGRRRLAYEIDDRTEGFYAVMQFRAESEATRELDRLLKLSDGVVRHLIVRDEAKEREQQKKEAELPS
- a CDS encoding DUF951 domain-containing protein, with protein sequence MPTKFYLGDVVRLRKQHPCGSDTWEVMRVGMDFRIRCQGCGRVVMVPRPRFERSVKAILKRGIDEPGPLG
- a CDS encoding peptidylprolyl isomerase — its product is MVSRLRDRRLAWWGVPLVLLLILALARLVPWARAAGEGDVVARVNGEPIARDAFYAALERAAGEQVLDQLITEALILQASPTLKEPVADADVEKEIASLKAAYPDEKAFQAALDAYRLDEEELARQVRLSLIVDRLSSQDVSVTDEEVAQYFESHKDELAHPERVRARHILVKTLEEAQAVKKALDEGGDFARLAAERSQDPGSKAKGGDVGFFSQSDNLVDSFKEAAFALDVNEISDPVKSSFGYHIIQVTEREAARPAKLEEEAAQIRDQLVQEKATPPAELIGNLRSGAEITVLWDRYRSLQNTDPGASGGAD
- a CDS encoding formate--tetrahydrofolate ligase, encoding MPTDIEIAQSVSLRPIGEIAAHLGLEDDEWEPYGRTKAKVTLEALQRRLTQPRIGRLIYVTAITATAAGEGKTCTAIGLTQGLGKVGRQATVCLREPSLGPTFGIKGGAAGGGYAQVVPMEEINLHFTGDIHAVGTAHNLLAAVIDNHLSKGNALRIDPNRVVWRRVMDMNDRELRQVVVGLGGPANGVVRETGFDITVASEVMAILCLADSITDLKERLGRMLVAYTYEGEPVYARDLGVHGAMAALLRDAFRPNLVQTLEGQPAFVHGGPFANIAHGNNSILATELALRLSELVVTEGGFGADLGAEKFFDIVHGYTGLTPDVVVLVASVRALHMHGGVSKREVEQANPEALLAGMPNLIRHIENVQRFGLPVVVAINRFPTDAPEELELIRTRCAEMGVPVALSDVVARGGEGGVELAAAVLDALDQRPADFRPLYHWNLPITEKLDRLATQIYGADGVELSPAAQKQVREAERNGWGQLPLCVAKTQHSLSDDPDLKGAPTGWKLRVREIRPSLGAGFLVCLAGDVMTMPGLPTHPAAERVDIDASGRITGLF
- the pheA gene encoding prephenate dehydratase, which codes for MPELAIGYLGPEGSHSEAAADRLRTLWPGLRLAPEPTLDQMVAALAAGRLDGAVVPVENSIEGSVDRVLDLLAETPGVAVRAEWILPVDHHLLGRPGTRLSGPGTPARVLSHPQALAQCRATLSRLLPGAELVPAASTAEAARLVAAGTDPTVCVGSLRAAERYGLAVLHRHVQDRSANHTRFWLLTRGLIAEAVGARRKTAVVFAFAADRPGNLYQALGVFARRNVNLTRLESRPAGGDLGAYRFFAEIEGDLDDPRVAGGVEELGAVAGYVRTLGRYPVLEPTMEGMVSMTAERGEGAADLLSQEVREKLARIEAWLDRAGYDVLLLQRRDNVAWLTGGARNHVPKATDVGSAWVVVRRGRCTVVTTGIEGERIRREELRGEPWEVRTFDWWDPASDPTPHLLTGKAASDTGAYGTTPVHAEIRRLRVPLTLPEQARYRLLGRETAEAVEAVARRILPGQSEWEVAAQLEEALWARGIEPTVTLVAADDRLRAYRHPLPTTNRVGDRVMLVTCGRRHGLIANLTRLVSFVPQDDDLQRRHRACCTVDAALFLATRVGTPYSDLWATLQHAYAAVGFPDEWQLHHQGGPTGYEGRDELLRPSSAGRVEPYQAFAWNPSITGTKSEDTLLATPEGPEWLTAPQDWPAVEVEWEGRRLRRPDILVRASATGCA
- a CDS encoding lipoate--protein ligase family protein, with the protein product MSRRNPAPSGHPKPAHARGLRVRLLPMAALSPAWNMAVDEAILREAGAGRSVPTLRFYRWDPPTLSLGRFQQAWGHVDLEACRRRRIGLVRRPTGGRAVLHDHEVTYAVVLPEVVGLPASVTEAYRLLSQGLAEGLRILGVEPQFLRPLPRNAKAAAPVAGEQGAAAAGAEGRGAAQDLSALCFEAPSWYELAAEGKKLVGSAQLRRHGGVLQHGSLLLHLDRALAAELLGGGGRSEGVLQSAASLDEALGRPVSFEEAADALKQGFGRALGWQVTPAALTPREERLARWLAEHKYGSDGWNLDRVEPEEPPWFQEVGDHA
- the gcvPB gene encoding aminomethyl-transferring glycine dehydrogenase subunit GcvPB, which encodes MDHANLKGSQLQTARPSEPLIFERGSGGRRAMDFAPLGAGVPPLTDGVPARFLRNAPPDLPELSEPEVVRHYTRLSQRNFSVDTGFYPLGSCTMKYNPKIHEEFVALPGFSRIHPYQPEETVQGALRLMWELERWLCEVAGLSRATLQPAAGAHGELTGLMLIKAYHKAHAVAGDPPRDEILIPDSAHGTNPASAGMAGYRVAQIPSDARGGMDLEVLRRSVGARTAGLMLTNPNTLGLYDENILEIARLVHEAGGLLYYDGANANAILGISRPGDMGFDIVHFNLHKTFSTPHGGGGPGSGPIAVSQVLEPFLPVPIVEKTEDRFQLVYDRPKSIGQVRAFHGHFGVMVRAYAYILAMGAEGLRQVSEDAVLNANYLLARLRDLFEVPYDRPCMHEFVVSARPWKEHGVRALDIAKRLLDYGFHPPTVYFPLVVEEALMIEPTETETPETLDAFVDALAAIHAEAEANADLLHHAPYHTPVRRLDEAEAARHPNLRWRPEGGEGRP